One window of Toxotes jaculatrix isolate fToxJac2 chromosome 19, fToxJac2.pri, whole genome shotgun sequence genomic DNA carries:
- the LOC121199768 gene encoding C-C motif chemokine 5-like, producing the protein MMMMMKNPIVLVACMLLLSSLTVMASQSVFGPDECCFNFISHPLPKKRVVSYKYTDKLCPMEGVLFTMLNRAKLCANPSTEWVKNIIKIKDEAQARNASLHS; encoded by the exons atgatgatgatgatgaagaatcCTATCGTTCTGGTGGCCTGCATGCTGCTTTTGTCATCCCTCACTGTCATGGCATCTCAGA GCGTCTTTGGTCCAGATGAATGCTGCTTTAATTTCATCTCCCATCCCCTGCCTAAGAAGAGGGTGGTGAGCTACAAGTACACAGACAAGCTGTGTCCAATGGAGGGTGTGCT CTTTACCATGTTGAATCGTGCGAAACTCTGTGCCAACCCGTCCACGGAGTGGGTAAAGAACATCATCAAGATCAAAGACGAAGCCCAGGCTAGAAACGCTTCACTTCATAGCTGA